The segment ATATAATTTGCACACCATTTAGAGTGTAGCAGTGTTCTGATGTTCACTGTCTTCCCCACTGATGTTCTtataattctttaaaaaaatcacctgtttgaaataaatgggcaggagatctttctccttttttaatgcctttattaagaagaatcagctcaggtggggagaaatcgacgggttgcacccacgccgccgttgctcccaggcgtggcacgaagaaggaggatgatgcagctttgtccactggtctgcagacagagctggggagagtcctgcttgtttgtttaacacccCGGgatgtctctttaatcagtatcttttgaggttagggtgagaaacaaaaaggtccaagcaggtacggaactatgctcccatccttagacgtcacttaagtcacttgttggctcgtgattttaggggtttttcttgtaaaaactgtaaaactgtaaaaacccagggtgcaatgcatttctcatttgcatgctggctctgatgtcactcctattttctttaccttggagggtcttgtcctggtgtcttcttggcaagcggccagcatcagcgaaacaatagttaatcaccggccattaacgggtaatttAGGACTTTTTCTTCGGCAGCACacccaaagaagtctgaccgATCTGACTtggttttttaactctgaaacttaaaaaaattacagctttcTGTTAATAACACTGTTGAAGTAACTTTTAATAAAGTTTGTGGAAGTTTGATACTGCTATTTTACATTTGTCTTCTTGGGGGCAGGGTTTGTGTACCTCTTGGGCTCTAGGAGCCTAAAGAGCTGCATAGTGAGCAGACAACTGGCTGTTGTCAGTGCTTACATCCCTAACCTTGCTTTCTGGGCATCCTCACACTCTGAAACTTCTGCCTTTGTAAAATATGGGTTGCATATCTGTGTACTACCAAAATCAATAGTGCACTTCTTCTTAAAGGTGtgtgctgaaaaaaatacagaaaatttgACAGCGTGAGAGACTTTCCATAAGACAGAAGTCCACGAGTCTATGAGTTAAGGTTTAACCACAGAATGTACAAGTGAAGAACTCACTGCTGCTATCTGATTCCACAGATCAATGCAAAAAGGTAAAAAGGATGAAAGCAGGAATAGAAACAAGCAAACACCATACTATGCTGTTGCCTGCTTTCCTTCTAGCTCTATGTGTTGTCAAAGATGAGTCATAATGGCAAAATCAGTTTATAGGCAAAAGGTTTGACTACTTACCTATTCATTCACCATGTTTTCCATATCTTGCATCATTATTTTAGATTTTGGATAAAACTGTAAGTATCCTGGGAAAGTGTCACTGTATGTTTACTCTCTTCTGATAGTAAGAGTACTGGGCTAGAAGGAGCCATAGACAAATACTCTGAAACTCCTTTGTAAAATGTGGATTGCATATCTGTGTACTACCAAAATCAATAGTGCACTTCTTCTTATAGAAGTCATTCTTAAAACCTACTCTACCCTTTAATATAACAGCTTTAAGGAGTCAGATTGCTAGCTCTGCAAGTGCATGCAGTCAGAAGAGTAATTTCCTCATAGCATACTTTACATCTAATATGCAAGCCCACTGTCAAACCTCCACAATCTTTGCCTTGGATTAATGGGCATTGGTCACAGCATATTGATCCCTTCCATCACAGGTTGCTGATGCTCTGCAactgttctgcagttttcagtGCCAATTTGTGGCTTCCTTCTGCACCATGTCCGCACATGAAAGGTGAAGATACCTTCCAGTGGGATGCCATCATGAAGTGCAGACTTCAGTGAGTGATTCAATGAGGCACCTTCTGAAGACTCAGTTGTGAGCTGTCCTTTGCCCATCTTGAGATGTTTCTGTGAGGCTCTTTTTTAAGAGCGAGGCAGTAAGCAGTGATTAAATTGCTGTAGTTACGGACATTTTGTAACACTGCCTTGAGAGACAAGTGCAAGCATTAGTTGGCATCAGTGCTTATGCTGGTATTTCCTAATAGCTCATTTGAAATTCAGGTTTTGAAGAACCACAAAGATTGTACAATACAGCTATATATAACTTGGGTGGGAAAATGTTCTGGATATGTTAATATTTTTGACTAATTCTGAAACCTAGTTTCAACAGAGCATATTGCTTAAAATTAATCCGGAGTCAAACTGGGGAAAAAGGGAAGTTTTATGGACAGCACTATTAGAATGAAATAATTCTTGTGCAGTTCAGCAGACAAATTATCATTCTCTATTTTCCTTGGTTTGTTCATCTTTCAGATGGGAACAAGCAAGGGAAAACTTGATGGGTTAAGAACTTCTAAGATTTGGGAAATATAAGATAATTTCATATGGAAGGGACCTACAGTGAGCATGTAATCCAACTGCCTGACCAGTTCATGACTGGCCAAGTTAAAGCCTGGTATTAAGGacattgtccaaatgcctcttAAAAACTGTTAGGCTTGGAGCATCAACCGTCTCTCTAGGAAGTTTCTTCCAGTGTTTTACCACCCTCTCAGccaagaaattcttcctaatatccagactaaaccttccctggtgcaacttggACAATTCCCAcatgtcctgtcactggttacCAGGAGATGAGCTCAGCACCTTAATCTCCACTGagcagctggtgatgctgtgttTGATGCATCCCAAGAtgccagggcacactgctgacTCCCACTGAGCCTGCTGGCAATCATATCCATGCCTAcatggctgtttcccagccacTCTCCCAATATATACTTGTGTCCAATGTTATTCCATCCCACATGCAGAATCTGGCATTTCAAATTGAAAAATTTCATCCCATAAATTGTAGCCCAATGCTCCTATTTATGTAGATCCCTCTCCAAGGCCTCTTGTCCCTCAAGAGTCAGCAACACCTCCCAGTTTGGTACCATTGGCAAATTCCTAATGGTGCATTCAACTCCTGTATCCAGATTGTTGATAAATATACTGAACAAAACAGGCTCTGGAATTGAACCACAAGAAATACCAATAGTATCCTTCAACTGGTCCCAGTTGCCAGCTAGATAGATGTAGCTCCATTCACTAGAGTCCTTTGAGCTCTGTCCTTCAGCCAGTTTTTCACCCAGAACACCATGAACCTGCTTATCCCACAGTTGGGCAACTTGTCCAGAAGGATGCTCTGAGGGGCAGTATAAAAGCCTTACTAAAATCCAGAAAGAATgtgaccagcaggaccagggcattgattgtccccctgtactcagcactggtgaggtcaTGCTTCAAACCCTGCattcagttttgggcccctcactacaagaacattgaggtgctgcagcatgtccagagaaaggcaacagagctggtgaagagtctggagcacaagccctatgaggagcagctggggagctgctcagagggagctggggttgttcagtgTGAAGGAAAGGAAGCTCAGAGGGCACTTCATTGCTCTCTACAAGTACCTGAAGTGAGGTTGTAGTGAGGTGGGGATTGGCCTCTTTCCTCTGGTaacaagcaacaggacaagaggaaatggactgaggttgtgccaggggaggtttagattggatatgaGGAAAAGCTGCTTCACTGAAaaggtggtcaggcactggaacaggctgtccaggaaAGTGGTGTAGTCACCATCCCTAaagatgtgtggatgtggcatttagggacgtggtttagtggtggacttgtcAGTGATGGCTGAACAGTTTGACTTGATGAtctttgagatttttttccaagCTAAATGATTCAATGATTCTATTATCTTTCTAGGATTTTTAATCACATGGCCTTGCTTTttttgtgctggggaggggTTGAGGTAGGGTGAGAAGACTTCCAAAGAAGCTATTAAATAAGGATATTAAATACTTAATGAGACCTCACCATATAGGCAAGATTTTTTACCAAATAAGAACAGTCCCTTTCCTACAAGAGCATTTTTTATCCCTTCCTTCTGGTCTTTTAACTTCCTCAGTAAATACGAGTGGGTTTGTGCTGCCTGTTCATAGACTTAAAATCTTTTTCAAAAGCCTGGATTAAATGTTATTTGATATTGCTATAAAAGCTACTCAGTGAAACCTCTTATTCGAACACAGCTTTATTTTTATGTACATTTTAGAATTCCAATAGTGTCTCTCAAAATTGGTTTTGAGAATTCTGTACAGCAAACCTAAGCCAAATGACAAGATGCCTTCCTTAGTACCAGACCAGATCATCCTATTGCCCTGAATACTAAAAGTGGAAAATGACCATGTAGTGTGTATGCAATAAGTGTACCAGTGTAAACCACTCCATAGTGCAGTTCTGCCCAGAGTATCATGGCCATGTGTTTAATTGGGGATTATTTTCATGTTCTTCAGTTGTGATTGCTGGTGATGTTACTATCCctagctgcttctctcccttcATGGGAGGCAGGTTTTTTGCCTTTATGTCTTTTATTTCAGCTCATCCAACGTAGTTTCAGAGATAGATGAGAGAGAATCTATCATTAAATGCTGGAATAGAtgtgtgttgttttttggttcatgtttttgttggttgggttttttgcttgtttgtttttgtttttttggttttttttaaggaagcaATCCCGCCTTCCAAATTTCTGCTTCTCTAACCAGCACAGATGACCTTAGACACTGAAAGCATTCAgttgcactgaaaaaaaaagatcaacATCAGGAAATATGTTGTAAACTGCAGAAGTCTATGATGAAAAgctttcttaaatttttttcaacTGAAATAACTGTCTTGGGATGGAGTACATTTTCTTCTTAGTAACTGGTACAGTGCTGTGGTTTTTGGATTCAGTATGAGAATAGTGCTGACAACACACTGATGATTTGGTTGTTACTCAATAGTGCTTACCCTAAGCTGAGGGCTTCTTGATTTTCCATGCTCTGCCATGAAGAGCTGCACAAGAAGGTGGGAGTATGGCCAGGAGAGGTGATCCAAACTGCCCAAAGGGATACTCCATACCACAGAATGCCATGCCCAGTATTTAAACCAGAGGAGTTACCTGCAAGGGAGCTGATGCTGCTCAATGATGGCACATGGTGCATTACTTTTTCTcttggattttatttctctcttcccCCACTTACCATTATATTAttagcttttctgtttttttcaattattaaactatttttatctcaacccacaaggTTTACCTTTTCTTTCCAGTTCTCCTCCCTACCATGATGGGGGTTAAGGAGAGTGACCTTACAGCTGTATGGTATTTATTTTGTGACTGGGATTAAACCACAACAATAACTGCTTTCATCTGCACTGGGATATGCAGGAGAATCCTGATATATGGTCCTTGAGACCCTTCCTAGCTTCTCTGCTTAAAGCTTTGTTCTGAAAGCTACGTACCTTCTGCTGCTCCACTCATCTCTAATGGATAACTTGATGTCTGACCTAACAACTTATTTAAATGCTTATTGGACTGGTCTGGAGATCACCTTGTGAGCACAGAGGTAGATATGTCTTTGATTATTTCTCTGGTTAGTGATTGGATCTAAGGCTCTAATGGATAAACTCTGGAGGTCCCAGTTACAGAAGCTTCCTTTCCTGCAGCTGTCCACCCTGCTCTATGCCACATACCTTGTTtcctgtgtgcagcagcagaagtgcTGGTGTCTGTATCTACCTAGCTCCATTTCCTGTTAGTTCAGTAGCAGAACCCACCCCGTGTTTGCCTCGTGGATGGTGAGTTGCAGCTCTTAAGGCATGAGCACAGTCACTGCACCTTCTATTCACTCTCCTCAGAGACTGAGAACCACTGGGCTCAGCAGGGGCTGGTACATGTGTTAGGATATGAAAAGTACATGTGTTAGGATATGAAGTGCTGGTACCTGGAGCTGACAGAGTGGCTTTGTTTTGGTGAGAGTGTTTGGTCCCCACATCTTGTTCTATTTTTCTCCTGATCTATCAACTGTACTGCTGAGCTGGTTTGTGTACACTGTCTGCTTTTGAGTAATGTTTGTTCAccaaagatttttatttctttaaaagcatGACTGAGTTATCTGGTCATCCTTGTTTATTCTCACAATagttatcttaaaaaaaaaagtgaaaaatcaaATCAAGTAATGTTTTTCATCTTTGGTTACACAGAACCAGTGGTAGTATATGCTCAGGTACCTTGGAGTGGCCAGATGGTGGCAACTTCTGTAATTGCTTGTTGATTTTTAAAGCACAAAGTGGAGGAAATGAGATTTTTGGTGAAAGAGCCTGACTTATTGCACTATTGGAAAGAACAGGTCCATGTAAACAAAACAAGCAGTGGTATTGGTGTGGTCCTTTTCTGTCTGCTCAATGGCATAATCTTGTGAGAGCTTGCACTAACTATGCAAGATATTGTTGGTATTAAATTTGGGTGACAAGTGCATGGTCAAACATCCTCATTCATAAGAATGAGACTGAACTAACACGATTAAATCCTTTTAGGCCCTcatttttgcagttttaaatGTCTTGAAGTATTTATTAGGAAAAGAGAATGCAGCTCTCtcttcatgaaaaaaaatctatttttctttGCCCTAGTTTAACAAAGCACTGAAGCACAGACTTGGATCTTTTGGGAATTACTTAAGGGCTCAGAGCCGTAAATCCCATTATTGAGGATTTAGGAGTAGATTAGATAACCACAAGAGGTCACAGTTGCTTCACAGATATAAGAGAGGAGGCCATATTTGAAAATCTTTTCTCTTTAGAGGAAAGCTGCCAAAAAAAGAAGGTTGTTCTTagttcatggaaaaaaaaatgagcttGACATGTGAATTTCCAATGTGAAATGCATACGAAAGTAGGCATGACATAAGAGAAAAGAACAGTTTGTTAAAAGGAAGAGAGTACAAATTCTGCTTTGTATTGGGCTATTTGTAGAATTTTTAAAGGGGTTCTCAGCTTGCTGAAGACAATCCTTTTGTAAATCCATCTATTCCATAATATTAGCCAAGGAATTAACTTGATCCTGGGTATTTCAGATGGTATTTTGAAGACTGATTTGGTATCTCATCTGCTTGTCATACTTTCTGCATTCTAAAGCAGTTGGCTTTAGAAATCTAGTATGGGTAGCAAAAGGAGCCATTTTTACTGTCATTTCACTGTTAAtaattttctgttgtttctATATCTTGTGGGTAGATCACACAAATAAAAAGTTTCTTCTACTTTATTTGAAATCTGCTTGCAATACATATTTAAACTTCAAATGTGGAGTGGCAAAATACCAGAATCACTTTCTGACTAAATGAGCTCCTACTAGGGTCAGATCATCCTCGTGGTCTTCAACATATTCAGGAGTGCTTGATTTCAGACTTCTGCATCATTGCATGTGCCTGTGTCTGATTTACGAGCAACAGTAAAGTATTGCCAGTGGTCCACAGCAGCCAAAAGAGATAATGCAGCATTCTTGTTGATGCAGTACTGGCAGAAGaggatgaagaagaaaatagagaaaaaaattaaaaggaaggaaataaaaagaaaggcaTCTCATTGATCCTGATGCTTTTGGAAAGGTATGTTGACTTTTTGTGGCTTCCTGTGTCATCATCTGCAAGTGGTAGCTGAGTCTGCTGAATGATGGATGCTCCCTCCTAAGCAAGGGGAGGACACTCCCTGACTTTTCACCCACAAAGCAGATGCAAAGCAGTGACCTCTGATCCTCAGGACTTCATTATCGAAACCCTCAGCTTCCCTCTTCCGTGGCTTTCAGAAACTGATAATCTTCCTCACTGCTGAGGGGGAGGAGTGAACACAAACTTCCCACCCTGGAAGGCTTGGCAGTCCCTGCATTTTCAGTGTAACTGTCTGCCAGCAGTAATTGTTCTTGTGGATGCAGACACCTGGGAAAATGTGTGTGtttccctgcagctctgtcacTAGAAAAGAGCTAGTAAAGGAGCTACATGTTTAACCCTCCTTGTGTTCTTACTGGTGGTTGCTAGGTACTTGGAAATGCAGACATGTTCTCATGTTTAGGACTTAAATTCAAATAAGCAGATGCCTGGGAACTTGTTGGTGTACAGAAGCAAATATTTCCCTAGAAGTGCAGAGTCCTCTTGTTTAAGAGGTGCCAGCTCACACGCAGAGCTTTGGTACCACAGAGGCACTGCCACACCCGTGTGCAGCACAGCTGATACCCCAGTGCACTCATGGAAGAGCTGCAGTAGATAAGGGGCTGTGCTGCATGTGATAGCAGGGTTGTTGTGGTCCATTGGCTGATGACAGAGGGAGCTCGTCCCTGGTTCTAACAAAACTATagtttattatttcattttattgatttgatttattttctgtttcttttttttttattagccCACTTGCATGGAGCTGCCAGAGGAGCTGTGTCACTGGCAGACATGCAGAAACTGAGAAGGGAGAAAGCAATAGAAGACTACAGAATGAATAAAGATGGTCTTTTGATCCAACCACATGTGGGATTTAATAAAGAGAAACAATCCTCAGAAGGACAGAAACTACAGAGGTTACAGTGATTGctttcccacaaaaaaaaaaaaaagagggtcTCAAAACACATACTTCAACAATCAAGGATGTACTTTGTCAAAGCAGAGCTTGAAAATCCAATTCATGTAAAATCTGTGGGAGCACCTTAAACTGACCTCAAGCAGACTGTATGAATTTAATTTCTGACACAGGTGATTTGATGAGCTTAGACTGGGTGTTTGGAGACATCCAAGTGAAAAAGAGGCTATTCCCCTTGCAGAGGTGTCAAACAAAAGCTCCTGACTTTACAATGGCAGGTAATTCAACATTCCATTGCTGAATGGAAATAATGATGGTCTGTCTTTTGCAGGAAATTCTTGCTGTGTGGAAAAAGTAGCAAAACTTTCTTGGGTAAATATAAGTACTGCTTTCCCTTTGGTTCTCTTTTGGGAATGGCatagagaaaagaaatatgTTGGAATGGAGTCATCACTGATGCACAAGACTAAAAATGacaattttcttcaagaagagAAGAGTTATTTTTTAAAGGTCCATCAGGCAGTGATGCTGCTCAGTGCCAGCTGTTTGTGTGAGCGTGGTACTGACAGGTAACCAAACCATGCACGCCTCCTACACAACACAACACAACTCCTGGCTGTGCTTAGGGGTACAACCACACTAGTTAAGGACCACTCTAGTGAAGTTCTACTGGAGCAGTAGCAATGATCTTATTTTTATATCCCAGCAACTGTGTGTGGTGGTTTAAGCCCAGCTGGCAACTAAGGACAATGAAGCTGCTCCCTCCCACCCTGCCCCAGTGGAGTGGGGCAGAGAATCAAAAGTAAAATGTGTAGTTTAGGATAAGaagtttaataattgaaaaaaaaaaatagagtaaataatgataaaaaaggaaagaaaaacaatacaATGGCTCACCCTATGCTAATTCCAGATCGGCCTCATTTCCAAGCAGCTGCCCTCGGTTATACTGggcatgatgtcctgtggtatggaatatccctctgCTCAGTTCAGGTCAGCCGTCCTGGCTGTGCACCCTCAAGATTTCCCTCTCAGTGGCAGAGGATGAGACAGGACAAGTCTCTGACTTAGGATAAACTCGATTTAGTGAAACTCAAAACATCAGGTTTTTTATTCTGCATGCAAAACTCAGTACTGTCCCAGCCGCTGAGGAATTAACTCCTTCTAGCCCAAACCAGGACACTGGTACCTCCTGAGCGCTGGAGTGACACAGCTTAGTATGAAACACCGATTTTTAGCGCTGTGCAGAAGGTGATCTGGCTTAATCACCCACTTAAGGATTTGCTCTAAGTGTGCTGGTTAATGGGTTTTGGGAGGCAGCGGTGCTGAACACCTGATGGCCACACCGCGTTTACGGCTATGTTCGCAATAACCTTCAGGCCTATTTCCTCCGGAGCTGCtccactgcagctcccagcGCATGACAGAGCGAAGCGGCAGCAGGCACGGAGCCCCACGAATGCCCGCACGTGTTAACCCTGACAGCGCCCCGCGTCCAGCGCCGCCAGCCCCTCACCGCTCTCGTCATCTGCGGGGGCTGCCAGGCCGGCACAAGGCGCCTGGCTGCGGCGGGCGGCCTCGGCGGCACGcacccgggccgggccgggccgggctcccgCCGCGCCGGCAGCGAGCGGCCCCGCGCCGCCTCAAGGGCGAGCGCGCGTCACTTCCGGGACGCACCCGCCTCCCCGCGCCAGCATCGCGAGACCCCGCCCCGCCTCGCGCGAGACTCGCTGGCTCACCCGGCCGTCTGGCCGAGTCCCTTCGGCAATTTCCGTCACCGCCAGACCCTACCAATCGGCCGCAGGAGCGCATCGATGAGGAAGGGCCCCCCGCGGGGTCCCTGCGGGGCCGAGCCCCGCGGTGCGGGCGTGGGGTCCGTGCGGCGGCCACGGCGGCGCGGACGGGGCGGGGGGGCCcaggcgcggggccggggcggcggagAGGCATGCGGGGATCGATTGATCAGGCCTGGGCATGGCGCCTCTCCTCCCCCCCGCCATGGCTCCCCgtgtccctgctcctctcctctcaGTGAGCGAAAgtggccgccgccgccgtcccagcgcccgcagccgccgcctcctcctcaGCACCAGCGCGGGCGCCATCTTGGCGAGGCAGGAGCCGGGAGCGCCCCGCGGCAGGAGACAGGCAACGCCAGCCCCGGCAACGCGGGGCGAGAGGCCGGGTGGAGCAAGCGGGGGAGCGAGCCCCGgagacacccccagccccccgccgccgccgccgcgtcGCCGCCGGGCCCGCTACCCAGGTGAGCCACCGCGGCCACCGCGCAAGGGCACGCCGGGCCGGGGCTACTGGAGGCGGCACTGGGGGCGCCGGCTGGGCAGGCCGCGGCTTCACCCCCCGCGCCGACCGGCGGCCGCAGCAGCCGGGCCTCTTCTTAAAGAGACAGGCCCCTTCCCCGCCCTGCCCGCCGGATGCGCCCCGCCGTACCGGCGGCCGCGGAGCCGCCGtttcccccccagccccgtccGGAGCGgcggccgggccccgccgggCGCGGGGGGGGCTCccggggggggggcgggggcgcCGCCGCGCACCTGCCGGCGCACGTGCGGGCGGTG is part of the Passer domesticus isolate bPasDom1 chromosome 6, bPasDom1.hap1, whole genome shotgun sequence genome and harbors:
- the LOC135302316 gene encoding collagen alpha-1(I) chain-like; translation: MKNWEAVFSATSTIYISCIGSHRGVARCYLFAAKQERTLQRSFREARVHSAELRFTGTRETLSINNATGLAGGPFLQVPVAIPGALGRRGPPSRRALRAPPRHAASRTGAARRGPARAPGAAAGRRPRSDGTGERGGRARSRRRAPAGGGHALPPVTRRSRPGRAAALAPPPHPPPAHAPPPARAPAGARRRPRPPPGSPPRARRGPAAAPDGAGGETAAPRPPVRRGASGGQGGEGACLFKKRPGCCGRRSARGVKPRPAQPAPPVPPPVAPARRALARWPRWLTWVAGPAATRRRRRGAGGVSGARSPACSTRPLAPRCRGWRCLSPAAGRSRLLPRQDGARAGAEEEAAAAGAGTAAAATFAH